The DNA region AGGTCGCTGACCCGGACGCGGGGCGGAACCCGGGGCGTCCGCCGGACCGGACCCGCGGCCGTGAACCTCGCCGTCGTCGACCGTCGCGGTACCGACCTCCGCCGTCGGACCCGACACTCCGGCAGTACCCGATGCAGACGGCCGGCTCTTCTTCGAGTTGCTGGGCTTCACGCCCACCCGGGGAGCCAGCGCCTTCTGCTCTTCACGACGCTGCAGGGCGGCGGCATCGTCCTCCTTGGCCATCTTCTCGTACAGGAAGTACTGCTGCCCGAGGGTCCAGAGGTTGTTGGTGACCATGTACACCAGGATCGCCATGGGCCAGAACGCACCGGTGACCAGGATGCCGATGGGGAAGGCCCACAGCATCAGCTGGTTCATGATCTTGGCCTGGGGGTTGGCCGCGGCCTCCGGCGACTGCCGCGAGAGCGAGATGCGAGCGTTGAAATGCGTGGTGACCGCCGAGACGATCATCAACGGGATGGCGACGAGGATGATGTTCCACCGCGCGAAGTCCAGCATGGCGCCGGGCTCGACGAATGCCTGGAACTGCTCGACCGGCTGCGAGATGAAGGACGACAGCGGTGCTCCGAACAGACGGGCATCGAGGAAACTCTGAACCTCGTCCGCGCTGAACACGTAGTTGCCCGTGTTGCGGGTCTCTTCCGCCGTCATCCCCAGTGCACCGAACTGCGAACCCATCCGGTTGAACGACCGGAGCACGTGGAACAGACCGAGGAACACCGGGATCTGGATCAGCATCGGCAGACAGCCCAGCAGGGGATTGAACCCCTCCTGCTTCTGGAGCTTCCGGGTCTCCACGGCGAGCTTCTCGCGGTCGTTCTTGTACCGCTTCTGCAGCTCCTTCATCTTGGGCTGCATCTCCTGCATCTTGCGGGAGAAACGGATCTGTTTGGCGGCCGGCCAGAACAGCAGCGCTCGCAGGGTGAAGACGAGGAAGATGACCGACAGTGCCCAGATGACACCGTTGGAGTCGGGTGCCTCGACCCAGGGGAGCAGTCCGCCGACGAAGGCGAAGATCTTGTGCCAGAACCAGAGAATCCCCGAGATCGGGTAATAGACCAGAGGGTTGGTGATGAACGACATGGGTGTGGAGTCCTAGCTACGTTCGAGAATTGTCGGAGTGCTCGTCATGCTCGTCATGCTCGTCACAAGGCGGATCAGGCGCCCGGGGCCGGGGTACCGGATCCCAGCCACCCGGGGTCCACGGACCGCAGCGCAGCACGCGCCACACCGACAGCCAGGTGCCGTACCAGGCACCGTGGACGCGGACCGCCTCGACGGCGTAACTACTGCACGTGGGTTCGAACCGGCAGCTCGGCGGGGTCCACGGGGAGATCCCCTTCTGGTAGAAGTCGAGCATCCACAACAGGACCCGCGCGAGGGGGCCCGGCCGCCCGGAGCTCACGACGAGCCCCTGGCGCGGGCGGCCGCGGCGGCCAGCCCGGCGCGCATATCCCGCACGAGGTCGTCGTGCGTGGCACCGGCCGACGCGGGGTTGGCGCGGATGACGACCATGAGGTCGTCCCCGGCCTCCTCCACGAGGTCGGCCGCGATATGACGAAGCCGCCGGCTGACGCGGTGACGAGTCACCGAGTCCCCGACGGCTTTGCTCACGACCAGCCCGAAACGCGGACCGCCCACGCGGACATCCGAGGAGTCCACGTGGGCGTGTACGACCATGGTGCGGCGGCCCTTCCTGGCACCCTTGCGCACCACCGTCGCGAAGTCAGCGGAACGGTGGAGCCGGTGCGTCCTGGGGAGCACCCGCCACCCCGGCCGGAATCAGGCCGTCAGCGACGCGCGGCCCTTACGCCGGCGAGCGCCGACGATGCCGCGACCGGCGCGGGTGCGCATGCGCAGACGGAAGCCGTGCACCTTGGCACGACGACGGTTGTTCGGCTGGAAGGTCCGCTTGCCCTTGGCCATGGTTGGCTCCTCACGTGAAGTCGGCGCCGTGACCGGCGCCCGATCGAGTTCGAGACGTCGTCGAATCACCGGAGACGGCGGCACCACGACGCGCCGAGCGCCCACGGGCGCACGACAGACTTTTCAAGATTACGCGCCCGGAGCGTCACCCACCAAACCGTGTAATCCCACTCGTCTCACTGATACCAGTTTGCTGGCCAGAACGACACGCCTACGGCCGCGATGCTTGACATCCGGCCTCCAGTCACTCTTGAGGGTTGCCCCGTTGATCGTCGTGTTGTTACCGTCGTTCCTCAAGCGAGCCCCACGAGGGCTGGAATAACCTAGATTCTTCACAAAACTCCCGGCCCTCCCACTGAAGCCCTCCCCGTGTACAGACGGGAGGGGTCTGTCTTCCCACAGCTGTGGACAACCATGTGGATACCTCAGTGGACCTGGGTCGGAGCCTGTGGATAGAGTGTGGCTCCGGCACCGCCGGCCACCCGGACCACCGGCGACGCCCGACACACGACGAGAGGAGACCGCCCACCGTGTCTCCAGAACTCGAACACGTGTGGAGTGCCGTCCTCGACAGACTGACCGATCCGGAACTGGCCAGTGACGACAACCCGGCCCTGTCCCGCCAACAGCAGGCGTGGCTCCGGCTCGTCCAACCGATCGCCGTGGTCAACGGGTTCGCGATGCTCGCCGCTCCGTCGGCGTTCGCCCGCGACAACATCGAGTCCGTCCTACGCGGACCCATCACCCGTGCCCTGAGTTCCCAGCTCGGCGAGCCCATCGACCTGGCCGTCAAGGTCGACACGTCACTCGCCGGGGGACAACCTCCGACGGACGACGACTCCGGCCAACCCGAGATCACCGCGGACGACATCCACGGACCGGGCGACGAGGACGAACATCCGCCGGCGACCACCCGCCCACGGCGGATGACCGAGGAGCAGATCGCCGCCGAGCGTCTCCTGCACGGCAGCGACCGCGACGAGGCGTTGTCGGCCGCGACCGCGCCCGGTCTCAACGAGCGCTACACGTTCAGCGCCTTCGTGCAGGGAAACTCCAACCGGTTCGCCCGGGCCGCGGCGCTCGCGGTCGCCGAGGCCCCGGCCCGTGCGTACAACCCGCTGTTCATCTGGGGCGAGTCGGGACTGGGCAAAACCCACCTGCTCCACGCGATCGGGCACTACTCCCTGCGGATGTACTCCGAACAGAAGGTCAAGTACGTCTCGACCGAGGAGTTCACCAACGACTTCATCAACTCCGTCCGTGACGGCCGCCAGAACATGTTCAAGAAGCGGTACCGCGAGGCGGACATCCTCCTGGTGGACGACATCCAGTTCCTCATCGGCAAGGAACAGGTGCAGGAGGAGTTCTTCCACACCTTCAACACGATCCACAACGCGCAGAAGCAGATCGTGATCTCGTCCGACCGGCCGCCCAAACAGCTCCAACCGCTCGAGGATCGCCTGCGCACCCGCTTCGAATGGGGTCTGATCACCGACATCCAGCCCCCCGAGCTGGAGACCCGGATCGCCATCATCGACAAGAAGGCGAAGTCCGAGAACTACGTGGTGCCGAGGGACGTCCTCGAACTCATCGCCACCCGCGTGCAGCGCAACATCCGGGAGCTCGAGGGTGCACTCATCCGGGTCGTGGCGTTCGCCTCCCTCAACGGCCACGAGATCGACGTGCCTCTCGCCGAGGTCGTCCTCCGTGACGTGGTGTCCGACGACGACTCCCTGCAGATCTCGGCGGCGACCATCATGGCGGTGACCGCGGAGTTCTTCTCCACGAGCATCGACGAACTGTGTGGCACCTCCAAGACCCGGTCACTGTCGCGCGCCCGGCAGATCGCCATGTACCTGTGCCGCGAGCTCACCGACCTGTCGCTTCCCAAGATCGGCGTCACCTTCGGCGGCAAGGATCACACGACGGTCATGTACGCCCAGCGCAAGATCCTCAAGGAGATCAAGGACGACCGGCGCACGTACGACCAGATCCAGGAGCTCACTGCCCGGATCAAGGAGCGTTCGCGGTCCCTCTGAGCTGCGCAGCAAGCCTCAGCGTGGCCGCACGACCTGCGCCGCATCCCCTTCGCGTGCCGTCTCGGACGAGCACGACCCATCACCCGACGGCGTCCTCACCCCGGGGTGCGATGAACCCGGGCCGCCGCAGATGCCCGTAGAGGCCCCTGGGCGTCCGCCTACCGTCTCCGGCGTCGCGACCCGACCGGATACACGCCCCGATTCGACCGGAAGTTCTCGCGCGGCAGGGGAAAATGTGTCCACGCCGGGCCCTCCGGGCTCGATTCGACAGCCGCTGCCGGGTCGTTGCTCGCGCCCCGGTGCGCGGTGTCCCACCATTCCGCGACCCCGCGCACACCCTTTGTCACACCCTTCACAGCTGTGGACAACCCTGTGGAGTCTTGTGGACCAACGGTGGACAAGGGGTGGACCAAGACTTGTGATTCCACCGGGACCCGCAACCAAATCACAAGATCGCACTCATCCGTGCACATGGCGAAATCGGCTCAGACCTGTGATTACAAGCCTCGGCTCACAATTTCACAGGACCTACTACTACTTCTTATCTCTCTAGAGAGTTCTTGTTAGAAGTAGGGATGTGGAGCGGCGAGCCTCCTTGACCGGGTTACAGGAGTCCGTGTGTCCGCTGTCGGTCCGAGCGGTTACTCTCATGGAGATGCTTCGCCCCGGTGGCAGGAAGCACGCGGCACAGCCCTGAACCGACCAATCGTCCAGATACCGACAGCCGGTATCCGCCCCCGCCTGAAAGAGGTCATCGATGGAGATCACGGATCCGACGTTCCGCGTCACCCGCGAGGACTTCGCGGATTCCGTGGCCTGGGTGGCACGCACGCTGCCGTCACGTCCGTCGGTGCCGATCCTCGGCGGGGTGTTGCTCGAGGCCGATTCGGGTCTGACGATCTCGGGTTTCGACTACGAGACGTCGGCGCAGGTGTCGGTGCCGGCCGAGGTGTCCGAGCCCGGGAGCACTCTGGTCTCCGGTCGGCTCCTGGCGGACATCGCCCGTGCGCTGCCGGATCGTCCGGTCGAGGTGGTCGTCACCGCCCAGAAGATGTACATCTCCTGCGGTTCCGCGAAGTTCACGCTCCCGACCATGCCGGTCGAGGACTATCCCCAGCTGCCCGCGATGCCCGAGGTCACCGGCTCCGCCGAGGTGGACGCGTTCTCCGAGGCCGTGTCCCAGGTAGTCGTGGCCGCCGGCAAGGACGACACGCTGCCGATGTTGACCGGCATCCGGATGGAGATCGAGGGAACCCGGGTCACGCTCATCGCCACCGACCGGTTCCGTCTGGCCATCCGCGAATTCGACTGGGAGCCGGCCCGTGACGATGTCGCGGTCGAGGTGCTCATTCCGGCCAAGGCACTGTCCGAGGTCACCCGGTCGGCCGGCCATGGTGGACGCGTGGATCTGAGCCTGGGGGCCGGATCCGATGTGGGCGCCGAGGGCATCCTGGGCGTGCTGGTGTCCGGTCAGCGCACCACCACCCGTCTCCTCGACGCGGAGTTCCCCAAGGTCCGTCAGCTGTTGCCGCCGCAGCACACCTCGCTCGCGATCGTCGAGGTGGACTCGCTCGTCCAGGCGATCAAGCGAGTGGCGTTGGTCGCGGACCGTGGCGTGCAGGTCCGGATGGCGTTCTCGGACGGTGAGCTCGCACTGTCGGCTGGCGGTGACGACGCCGCCCAGGCCAACGAGACCCTCCCGGTGGACTTCGTCGGCGAGCCGCTGACCATCGCGTTCAACCCCGGTTACCTGCTGGACGGTCTCGGCAGCGTCCACGCTGCGCGCGTCGCCTTAGGGTTCACCCAGCCCAGCCGCCCGGCCGTGCTCCGACCCGCACCCGAGAGCCTGCCCGAGCCCGGCGCGGACGGCACGATCGCTCCGGTGGACTCCGACCACACCTACCTGCTCATGCCCGTGCGCCTGCCGGGCTGAGACCGCGCCCCGGGACCGATCCGGTATGCACCTGCGCCACCTCCGGCTTCTGGATTTCCGCTCCTGGCCCCTTCTCGAGCTGGAACTCGACCCCGGGGTCACGACCCTCGTCGGGCGCAACGGGCACGGGAAGACCAACGTGCTCGAGGCGATCGGGGTACTTGCCAGTCTCAGGTCCCACCGGGTCGCGTCCGACGCGCCGATGATCAGGACCGGCGCCACGACCGCGCTGGTCGGTGCACTCGCGCACAACGCGGGGCGTGAGCTGACCGTCGAACTCGCCCTCAACTCCGGCAAGGCCAACCGGGCGCGGCTCAACACCTCGCCCACGCGGCGACTGTCCGACATTCTCGGA from Dietzia sp. B32 includes:
- the yidC gene encoding membrane protein insertase YidC produces the protein MSFITNPLVYYPISGILWFWHKIFAFVGGLLPWVEAPDSNGVIWALSVIFLVFTLRALLFWPAAKQIRFSRKMQEMQPKMKELQKRYKNDREKLAVETRKLQKQEGFNPLLGCLPMLIQIPVFLGLFHVLRSFNRMGSQFGALGMTAEETRNTGNYVFSADEVQSFLDARLFGAPLSSFISQPVEQFQAFVEPGAMLDFARWNIILVAIPLMIVSAVTTHFNARISLSRQSPEAAANPQAKIMNQLMLWAFPIGILVTGAFWPMAILVYMVTNNLWTLGQQYFLYEKMAKEDDAAALQRREEQKALAPRVGVKPSNSKKSRPSASGTAGVSGPTAEVGTATVDDGEVHGRGSGPADAPGSAPRPGQRPQAPGGQRTRPAQKGSGSRPQNKKKKKKR
- the yidD gene encoding membrane protein insertion efficiency factor YidD; this translates as MSSGRPGPLARVLLWMLDFYQKGISPWTPPSCRFEPTCSSYAVEAVRVHGAWYGTWLSVWRVLRCGPWTPGGWDPVPRPRAPDPPCDEHDEHDEHSDNSRT
- the rnpA gene encoding ribonuclease P protein component; protein product: MLPRTHRLHRSADFATVVRKGARKGRRTMVVHAHVDSSDVRVGGPRFGLVVSKAVGDSVTRHRVSRRLRHIAADLVEEAGDDLMVVIRANPASAGATHDDLVRDMRAGLAAAAARARGSS
- the rpmH gene encoding 50S ribosomal protein L34, yielding MAKGKRTFQPNNRRRAKVHGFRLRMRTRAGRGIVGARRRKGRASLTA
- the dnaA gene encoding chromosomal replication initiator protein DnaA; translated protein: MSPELEHVWSAVLDRLTDPELASDDNPALSRQQQAWLRLVQPIAVVNGFAMLAAPSAFARDNIESVLRGPITRALSSQLGEPIDLAVKVDTSLAGGQPPTDDDSGQPEITADDIHGPGDEDEHPPATTRPRRMTEEQIAAERLLHGSDRDEALSAATAPGLNERYTFSAFVQGNSNRFARAAALAVAEAPARAYNPLFIWGESGLGKTHLLHAIGHYSLRMYSEQKVKYVSTEEFTNDFINSVRDGRQNMFKKRYREADILLVDDIQFLIGKEQVQEEFFHTFNTIHNAQKQIVISSDRPPKQLQPLEDRLRTRFEWGLITDIQPPELETRIAIIDKKAKSENYVVPRDVLELIATRVQRNIRELEGALIRVVAFASLNGHEIDVPLAEVVLRDVVSDDDSLQISAATIMAVTAEFFSTSIDELCGTSKTRSLSRARQIAMYLCRELTDLSLPKIGVTFGGKDHTTVMYAQRKILKEIKDDRRTYDQIQELTARIKERSRSL
- the dnaN gene encoding DNA polymerase III subunit beta, with protein sequence MEITDPTFRVTREDFADSVAWVARTLPSRPSVPILGGVLLEADSGLTISGFDYETSAQVSVPAEVSEPGSTLVSGRLLADIARALPDRPVEVVVTAQKMYISCGSAKFTLPTMPVEDYPQLPAMPEVTGSAEVDAFSEAVSQVVVAAGKDDTLPMLTGIRMEIEGTRVTLIATDRFRLAIREFDWEPARDDVAVEVLIPAKALSEVTRSAGHGGRVDLSLGAGSDVGAEGILGVLVSGQRTTTRLLDAEFPKVRQLLPPQHTSLAIVEVDSLVQAIKRVALVADRGVQVRMAFSDGELALSAGGDDAAQANETLPVDFVGEPLTIAFNPGYLLDGLGSVHAARVALGFTQPSRPAVLRPAPESLPEPGADGTIAPVDSDHTYLLMPVRLPG